The genomic region TAACATTTTGAATGAAAGACAACGTGAGGCTATAAGACGTAAAGGTTTCTCTTCCATTCTTGATATGACAGTAGATGCGCTGTGCAGTAGATCACACCTCCAATGGTTGATGGACAAGCTAGACCCCAAGGATATGACAATACGTCCTGGTCCAGGAAAGGAACTCAAGATTACAAAGGACATTGTTCATCTTATTCTTGGCGTGCCAAATCATGGAGGTGGTAAACCTTTGGGTATTGATGAAGCAGTTGCAGCAAGCAACTTGAGGGCAGAGCTTGGTGTGGCCAAAGATGAGTTCAATGTGGCATTTCTACAGGATCGTTTAAGGAAAGGCGAGGATGATGACCTTTCAATCAgatgtttcttcctcattctaTTCAACCGTTTGATGTTTCCAACTGCTAGCTGGGGCATCACATATCATGAGGTGCTTCTCACAGAAGAAATGCACCGTTTCCATGAGATCGACTGGTGCCAGTTGATTTTTAATGATCTATGTGAAGCTGCCAAGAAGTGGCACAACCGGATCACCACAAATGTCTCCACGACTATATATGGATGCTCCATTGTTGTCCTTGTAAGTATAGTGTTTTTCCGTATGCACATTTATTTCATTTTTGGTTGCTAACTTTTGGTAGTTATGTAACATGTTTTACGATGTTGGTTATGTCTACTTACATTGCTATTGAACATTGTAATTCTTTTTTATGTAGTTGTATTACTTGGATCACCTGCATACAACCGCTGCCCCCCATAATAAGAGTGGCACACCTCGCATTAAATTTTTTGATAAGAATAGCATAAAAGCTTTGACCAAAGCTGACAAGAGGAAGGTTCGCCATGGGGCTGAATCTTTCGGACACTGTGAAGTAAGTTATTCATATTTTCACAGTTGGTTATGCACATTTACACAGTTGGTTACTCACAGTCACTACAATTTTATTTCTAGTTCCGAAGCTCGACGGAGACATGCTATGCAGTTGGACCTAAGATCGATCACCAATCTGAGGCAAGTTTATGATGTATTATATACATTGTTTATGATTATTTATGGAACAAATATAATAAAAAAATGTAGACATGGATTCTTATTAATTTTTGCTGAACAACCAGCCGGAGTACAGGACCAATATTTTTGATGCACCGCGCCCTGGCCCCATGCCTCGGCCAACTTTTAACATCAAACTTCCATCTATCAAAGAGATGATGTTAAGTAAGATCAACGATCTCCCACATCGTCATCGATCTAAATTCACAGATATTCTTGCTGCATATGACTTGGAGGTTGACAAGTCATGCGTAGCCATAAAAGACAGCATTGACAAAATTATTGAGAAGCAATACGACATAGCAGACAAGTTTATAGAATTGATAGACGAGGTACTACGTGCCGAGTCTGAAAATTTGGAAAACGAGACTGATGAGCCACAACAACCGGGGAATTCGGCTGATTCAGCAGGTATTCCTTATTCAGAACATTTTATCTTTTGACATGTGCATACGTTTTTTGTTATAA from Zea mays cultivar B73 chromosome 6, Zm-B73-REFERENCE-NAM-5.0, whole genome shotgun sequence harbors:
- the LOC103631312 gene encoding uncharacterized protein gives rise to the protein MPPHHARPTPPHPHASGHRGRRARHHAVGPQPPSHPSPHRRTSTVVTPPTAIAHKMMITANTLFGYNKQVDRPPNNPKRITIQSSQECFSVDIPSAEQPNPCPEDENPPNADSQNVTNETVQIDSDEDDFMPALKKRNVSESHTRVLRKVVTKRIKHEELPRQRLNVRCNPQDVIASINILNERQREAIRRKGFSSILDMTVDALCSRSHLQWLMDKLDPKDMTIRPGPGKELKITKDIVHLILGVPNHGGGKPLGIDEAVAASNLRAELGVAKDEFNVAFLQDRLRKGEDDDLSIRCFFLILFNRLMFPTASWGITYHEVLLTEEMHRFHEIDWCQLIFNDLCEAAKKWHNRITTNVSTTIYGCSIVVLVSIVFFLVLLGSPAYNRCPP